One Actinosynnema pretiosum DNA segment encodes these proteins:
- a CDS encoding AI-2E family transporter, producing MIGVGTPDWESSKVPPLLRVSAALSWRFVAVVGALYIVSQAVGYMASVMIPVGVALLLAALLSPAVTQLTRVGVPRGLATGFVLVGGLAVVGGVLTFVITEFSNGLPELQNQVTASLSTIRDWLKDGPLHLSELQLQQYVDQLLETVKANQGEITSGALTTAATVGELLTGLVLALFTLIFFLHDGDGIWRFITRIVPRDVRARADLAGRRGFASLVSYVRATAVVAVVDAVGVGIGLWIVGVPLVVPLAALVFLGAFIPIVGAVITGVVAVLIALVANGPVAAAVVLAILIGVMQLESHVLQPLLLGRAVKLHPLAVVLAISAGLVVAGIAGALLSVPLLAVLNSGIRSLLSDADKHVDPRRVDVDEPQEGAPKDLGDEHRVDELGSDDDKKKDKGRERR from the coding sequence GTGATCGGCGTGGGCACACCGGATTGGGAGAGCAGCAAGGTTCCCCCGCTGCTGCGGGTGAGCGCGGCGCTGAGCTGGCGGTTCGTCGCCGTCGTCGGCGCGCTGTACATCGTGTCGCAGGCCGTGGGCTACATGGCGTCGGTGATGATCCCGGTGGGGGTCGCGCTGCTGCTGGCCGCGCTGCTGTCGCCCGCGGTGACCCAGCTGACCAGGGTGGGCGTGCCGCGCGGCCTGGCCACCGGGTTCGTGCTGGTCGGCGGGCTCGCGGTGGTCGGCGGGGTGCTCACGTTCGTGATCACCGAGTTCTCCAACGGCCTCCCCGAGCTGCAGAACCAGGTCACCGCGTCGCTGAGCACGATCCGGGACTGGCTCAAGGACGGGCCGCTGCACCTGAGCGAGCTCCAGCTCCAGCAGTACGTCGACCAGCTGCTGGAGACGGTCAAGGCCAACCAGGGCGAGATCACCTCGGGCGCGCTGACCACGGCGGCGACCGTGGGCGAGCTGCTGACCGGGCTCGTGCTGGCCCTGTTCACCCTCATCTTCTTCCTGCACGACGGCGACGGGATCTGGCGGTTCATCACCCGGATCGTGCCGCGCGACGTGCGCGCCAGGGCCGACCTCGCCGGGCGGCGCGGGTTCGCCTCGCTGGTCAGCTACGTGCGGGCCACCGCGGTGGTCGCGGTGGTGGACGCGGTCGGCGTCGGCATCGGGCTGTGGATCGTCGGGGTGCCGCTGGTGGTGCCGCTGGCGGCGCTGGTGTTCCTCGGCGCGTTCATCCCGATCGTCGGCGCGGTGATCACCGGCGTGGTGGCGGTGCTGATCGCGCTGGTCGCGAACGGCCCGGTGGCGGCGGCGGTGGTGCTGGCGATCCTGATCGGCGTGATGCAGCTGGAGAGCCACGTGCTGCAGCCGCTGCTGCTGGGGCGCGCGGTGAAGCTGCACCCGCTGGCGGTGGTGCTGGCGATCTCGGCGGGCCTGGTGGTGGCCGGGATCGCGGGCGCGCTGCTGTCCGTGCCGCTGCTGGCGGTGCTGAACTCGGGGATCAGGTCGCTGCTCTCGGACGCGGACAAGCACGTGGACCCGAGGCGGGTGGACGTGGACGAGCCGCAGGAGGGCGCGCCGAAGGACCTGGGGGACGAGCACCGGGTGGACGAGCTCGGCTCGGACGACGACAAGAAGAAGGACAAGGGGCGCGAGCGCCGCTGA
- a CDS encoding GGDEF domain-containing protein yields MREWPLWTLRRPALAYWILVDAAALAASVLAIVATERPTPDEIARFSAIAGTAGAVIIVSSVYSDRVGEIARNPWAAHLSYLTAGLVALPGNLLVLLLFGPALHGLLDQRPEVHRWLFTLSSTALAVFGTRLAIGWEHPTTGRLDVLVLGATMLLTVRAALISLGLKLRSPRAPSEEVVGEPIDVVLGVVAVSIGGLMGFAALATAVHAVVAGPPLALLERAAQLPHWRRSAQRDAKTGLANAAHWDGRARYELAKARATERPMAVLLLDLDHFKKVNDLVGHLAGDAALSAVAGLLNTSTRRGDLVGRFGGEEFVVLLPDAEPAVARSVAQRVRHAIADLQVPTVRTDGHAHLLTGLTVSIGVSTTQRFGYELPDLMVAADSALLAAKSCGRNLVEMA; encoded by the coding sequence GTGCGCGAGTGGCCGCTGTGGACGCTGCGGCGACCCGCGCTGGCCTACTGGATCCTGGTGGACGCCGCCGCGCTCGCCGCCTCGGTCCTCGCGATCGTCGCCACCGAGCGCCCCACCCCCGACGAGATCGCCCGCTTCTCCGCCATCGCGGGCACCGCGGGCGCCGTCATCATCGTCAGCTCGGTGTACAGCGACCGCGTGGGCGAGATCGCCCGCAACCCGTGGGCCGCCCACCTGTCCTACCTCACCGCGGGCCTGGTCGCGCTGCCGGGGAACCTGCTGGTCCTGCTCCTGTTCGGCCCCGCCCTGCACGGCCTGCTCGACCAGCGCCCCGAGGTGCACCGCTGGCTGTTCACCCTGTCCTCGACGGCGCTGGCGGTGTTCGGCACCCGGCTGGCCATCGGCTGGGAGCACCCGACGACGGGCAGGCTGGACGTGCTGGTCCTGGGCGCCACCATGCTGCTGACGGTCCGCGCCGCGCTGATCTCGCTCGGCCTGAAGCTGCGCAGCCCGCGCGCCCCGAGCGAGGAGGTCGTGGGCGAGCCGATCGACGTGGTGCTCGGCGTCGTCGCGGTCAGCATCGGCGGCCTGATGGGGTTCGCCGCGCTCGCGACGGCCGTGCACGCCGTGGTCGCCGGACCGCCGCTGGCCCTGCTGGAGCGGGCCGCCCAGCTGCCGCACTGGCGGCGGTCGGCGCAGCGGGACGCGAAGACCGGGCTGGCCAACGCCGCGCACTGGGACGGCCGCGCCCGCTACGAGCTGGCCAAGGCCCGCGCCACCGAGCGCCCGATGGCGGTGCTGCTGCTCGACCTCGACCACTTCAAGAAGGTCAACGACCTGGTCGGGCACCTGGCGGGCGACGCCGCGCTCAGCGCCGTGGCAGGCCTGCTCAACACCAGCACCCGGCGCGGCGACCTGGTCGGGCGGTTCGGCGGCGAGGAGTTCGTGGTGCTGCTGCCGGACGCCGAACCGGCCGTGGCCAGGTCGGTCGCCCAGCGGGTCAGGCACGCCATCGCCGACCTCCAGGTGCCGACCGTGCGCACCGACGGCCACGCCCACCTGCTCACCGGGCTGACGGTGAGCATCGGGGTGTCGACCACCCAGCGCTTCGGCTACGAGCTGCCCGACCTGATGGTCGCCGCCGACTCGGCGCTGCTGGCCGCCAAGAGCTGCGGGCGGAACCTGGTCGAGATGGCCTGA
- the macS gene encoding MacS family sensor histidine kinase produces MAQAQQTGSGVTGLDDPVAHLWRATVVLRVVTFFFALGTVLVQQSGYQRPWLAWVALGLMAVWTVVTSVAYRGPSGQRTWVVVTDVLVVCGLMSLSLLILTPAQFLYGVPLITTIWASAPPVVCGAHGGQYAGAVGGAVVGLSTYLNRGDLNTDLVRDVVLLVGSGFVVGMAASVGRKSSAQLAQALRAEAATAERERLARSIHDGVLQVLARVRKRGNELGGEAAELAELAGEQEVALRTLVAASPEETTESGEADLRPALQLLITPKVHVATPATHVMLPARTVIELVSVVREALSNVEKHAGPDARAWVLLEDLGEEVVLSVRDDGPGIPEGRLASAEAEGRMGIAKSIRGRVEALRGTLELQTGPGEGAEWEVRVYR; encoded by the coding sequence ATGGCACAGGCACAGCAGACCGGTTCGGGCGTGACCGGGTTGGACGATCCCGTGGCGCACCTGTGGCGGGCCACGGTGGTGCTCCGCGTGGTGACGTTCTTCTTCGCGCTGGGCACGGTCCTGGTGCAGCAGAGCGGGTACCAGCGGCCGTGGTTGGCGTGGGTGGCGCTGGGCCTGATGGCGGTCTGGACGGTGGTCACCTCGGTGGCCTACCGGGGGCCGTCGGGGCAGCGGACCTGGGTGGTCGTGACCGACGTGCTCGTCGTGTGCGGGCTCATGTCGCTGTCGCTGCTGATCCTGACGCCCGCGCAGTTCCTGTACGGCGTCCCGCTGATCACCACGATCTGGGCGTCGGCGCCCCCGGTGGTGTGCGGCGCGCACGGCGGGCAGTACGCGGGCGCGGTCGGCGGCGCGGTGGTCGGGTTGAGCACGTACCTGAACCGGGGCGACCTGAACACGGACCTGGTGCGGGACGTGGTGCTGCTGGTCGGGTCGGGGTTCGTCGTCGGCATGGCGGCGAGCGTGGGGCGCAAGTCGTCGGCGCAGCTGGCGCAGGCGCTGCGGGCGGAGGCGGCGACGGCGGAGCGCGAGCGGTTGGCGCGGTCGATCCACGACGGGGTGCTCCAGGTGCTGGCGCGGGTGCGCAAGCGGGGCAACGAGCTGGGCGGGGAGGCCGCGGAGCTGGCCGAGCTGGCCGGTGAGCAGGAGGTGGCGCTGCGCACGCTCGTGGCGGCGTCGCCGGAGGAGACGACGGAGAGCGGCGAGGCCGACCTGCGGCCCGCGCTGCAGCTGCTGATCACCCCGAAGGTGCACGTGGCGACGCCCGCGACGCACGTCATGCTGCCCGCCAGGACGGTGATCGAGCTGGTGTCGGTGGTGCGCGAGGCGCTGTCGAACGTGGAGAAGCACGCGGGCCCGGACGCGCGGGCGTGGGTGCTGCTGGAGGACCTCGGGGAGGAGGTCGTGCTCAGCGTCCGCGACGACGGGCCCGGCATCCCGGAGGGCAGGCTGGCCAGCGCGGAGGCCGAGGGTCGGATGGGGATCGCCAAGTCGATCCGGGGCAGGGTCGAGGCCCTGCGTGGGACCCTGGAGCTTCAGACCGGGCCGGGGGAGGGCGCGGAGTGGGAGGTGCGGGTCTACCGATGA
- a CDS encoding response regulator, which produces MSSVTVMVVDDHPLWRDGVARDLAERGFQVVATAADAGSAVRIARAVRPAVVLMDLNLGEAASGVDATRMIAGELEGTKVLVLSASGEHDDVLEAVKAGASGYLVKSASAEELVEAVNRTAAGDAVFTSGLAGLVLGEYRRMAAAPDEVDRPQLTDRETEVLRLVAKGLTARQIATRLVISHRTVENHVQSTLRKLQLHNRVELARYAIEHGLDGDPEG; this is translated from the coding sequence ATGAGCAGCGTGACCGTGATGGTGGTGGACGACCACCCCCTGTGGCGCGACGGTGTGGCGAGGGACCTCGCCGAGCGCGGTTTCCAGGTGGTCGCCACCGCCGCGGACGCGGGCTCGGCGGTGCGGATCGCGCGCGCCGTGCGCCCCGCCGTGGTGCTGATGGACCTGAACCTGGGCGAGGCGGCGTCGGGGGTCGACGCGACGCGGATGATCGCCGGTGAGCTGGAGGGCACCAAGGTGCTGGTCCTGTCGGCGAGCGGCGAGCACGACGACGTGCTGGAGGCGGTGAAGGCGGGCGCGTCGGGCTACCTGGTGAAGTCGGCGTCCGCGGAGGAGCTGGTGGAGGCGGTGAACCGGACGGCCGCGGGCGACGCGGTGTTCACGTCCGGCCTGGCTGGCTTGGTGCTGGGCGAGTACCGCAGGATGGCGGCGGCCCCGGACGAGGTGGACCGGCCGCAGCTGACCGACCGGGAGACCGAGGTGCTGCGGCTGGTGGCGAAGGGCCTGACGGCGAGGCAGATCGCGACCCGGCTGGTGATCTCGCACCGGACGGTGGAGAACCACGTGCAGTCGACGTTGCGGAAGTTGCAGTTGCACAACCGGGTGGAGCTGGCGCGGTACGCGATCGAGCACGGGCTGGACGGGGACCCGGAGGGCTGA
- a CDS encoding Scr1 family TA system antitoxin-like transcriptional regulator has product MGEESRRRRPKTPWGTAVPDRLRKFLSTEETARRIESYRPDLLDGLVQTEDHARAVISTNRSDRGS; this is encoded by the coding sequence TTGGGTGAGGAGTCCCGGCGCAGGCGGCCGAAGACGCCGTGGGGCACGGCGGTCCCGGACCGGTTGCGGAAGTTCCTCAGCACCGAGGAGACCGCGCGGCGCATCGAGTCCTACCGACCCGACCTGCTGGACGGCCTGGTCCAGACCGAGGACCACGCCCGCGCGGTGATCTCGACCAACCGGTCTGACCGTGGTTCCTGA
- a CDS encoding DUF397 domain-containing protein has protein sequence MSGQCVEVGRAAGWCGVRDSKNPSGPVPVFVAAVKLGGFAG, from the coding sequence CTGAGCGGGCAGTGCGTCGAGGTCGGGCGCGCGGCCGGGTGGTGCGGGGTGCGGGACTCGAAGAACCCCTCCGGGCCGGTGCCGGTCTTCGTGGCGGCGGTCAAGCTCGGCGGATTCGCGGGGTAG
- a CDS encoding DddA-like double-stranded DNA deaminase toxin, with protein MQWKYLQAERSLLAYVARLGGVLPTRSVAFPGHVEPDAHFGPSPERHQPGTAPPGTGRGADRVGRAAGGPHEHISRMLSSGFFDGKPLDTKSDHHLRMLNYASTHVEPKAAIWARDSGVLPGGRERSPRRADHARVAARPG; from the coding sequence ATGCAGTGGAAATACCTCCAGGCCGAACGATCGCTGCTCGCTTATGTCGCTCGACTGGGTGGAGTTCTGCCCACACGATCCGTCGCGTTCCCCGGCCACGTCGAACCGGACGCGCACTTCGGCCCCAGCCCGGAACGGCACCAGCCCGGAACGGCACCACCCGGCACTGGTCGAGGTGCCGATCGTGTGGGCCGGGCGGCAGGAGGACCGCACGAGCACATCTCGCGAATGCTCTCCAGCGGCTTCTTCGACGGAAAACCTCTGGACACCAAGAGCGACCACCACTTGAGGATGCTCAACTACGCCAGCACGCACGTGGAGCCCAAAGCCGCGATCTGGGCGCGGGACTCCGGGGTGCTGCCAGGCGGTCGAGAGCGTTCTCCGCGAAGGGCAGACCATGCGCGTGTGGCCGCCCGCCCCGGATAG
- a CDS encoding DUF1707 SHOCT-like domain-containing protein: MTDPKQLRVSDAEREHVVGLLQKAIGRGLITLDEFSERTDQALASRTRGELNAVLVDLPGMLNSEQPVEDVIPAQFGGAPRERVELKTTLSHVRRKGQWSVPRTIVVQNRMGNTDLDFREAHLPHPVVTIDLDVFAGSVRILLPEGSSVNTDDLRLSASALQDRVRFESGGRPHFVVTGNVKAGSVEIKAKRKFSFRNA, translated from the coding sequence ATGACCGATCCCAAGCAACTCCGGGTGTCCGACGCCGAGCGCGAGCACGTCGTCGGCCTGCTGCAGAAGGCCATCGGGCGGGGGCTCATCACGCTCGACGAGTTCTCCGAGCGCACCGACCAGGCGCTCGCCTCGCGCACCAGGGGCGAGCTGAACGCCGTCCTCGTCGACCTGCCCGGCATGCTCAACTCCGAGCAGCCGGTCGAGGACGTGATCCCCGCGCAGTTCGGGGGCGCCCCCCGCGAGCGCGTGGAGCTGAAGACCACGCTGTCCCACGTCCGGCGCAAGGGGCAGTGGTCCGTCCCGCGCACGATCGTGGTGCAGAACCGGATGGGCAACACCGACCTCGACTTCCGGGAGGCGCACCTGCCTCACCCGGTCGTGACGATCGACCTGGACGTGTTCGCCGGGTCCGTGCGCATCCTGCTGCCCGAGGGCAGCTCGGTGAACACCGACGACCTGCGGCTGAGCGCCAGCGCGCTGCAGGACAGGGTCCGGTTCGAGTCCGGCGGGCGACCGCACTTCGTCGTCACGGGGAACGTGAAGGCCGGTTCGGTCGAGATCAAGGCGAAGCGGAAGTTCAGCTTCAGGAACGCCTGA
- a CDS encoding SDR family oxidoreductase yields the protein MRCLVTGATGYLGGRLVPRLLAEGHQVRCLVRDPGKLRDVPWAKQVEVVRGDVLDPGSLTGAMRDVDVVHYLVHSLNSPDFVDADRRAAENTARAAEDAGVGRIVYLGGLHPSRGRLSPHLASRKQVGDVFLASRVPTVVLKAAVIIGSGSASFEMLRYLTERLPVMVTPRWVHSRVQPIAVRDVLRYLVQAVTLPKDTNRSFDIGGPEVLTYLEMMHRYARAAGLPKRRVLPVPLLTPRLSSHWVNVITPVPRSIAKPLVESLVHDVVCHENDLLALLPGPQIGYDRAVELALNRVRDADVETRWSNASLPGAPSDPLPSDPEWSGGSSYTDIRTHLTCATPEQLWRVVEGIGGENGWYSFPLAWAVRGWADRLVGGVGLRRGRRDPGRLQVGEALDWWRVEEIERGVLLRLRAEMRVPGKAWLELRVQPLVDGSARYLQRAVFVPRGLVGHLYWFAVWPFHGIVFGGMVSNIATAAGAANAEDRRASAWTPPPPRSAEQAPGRSPVKPS from the coding sequence GTGCGATGCCTAGTCACCGGCGCGACCGGTTACCTCGGCGGACGGCTCGTGCCCCGGCTGCTGGCCGAGGGGCACCAGGTCCGCTGCCTAGTCCGCGATCCAGGCAAGCTCCGCGACGTCCCCTGGGCGAAGCAGGTCGAGGTGGTGCGCGGCGACGTGCTCGACCCCGGCTCGCTCACCGGGGCGATGCGGGACGTGGACGTCGTGCACTACCTGGTGCACTCCCTGAACAGCCCGGACTTCGTCGACGCCGACCGGCGCGCCGCGGAGAACACGGCGCGCGCCGCCGAGGACGCGGGTGTGGGGCGGATCGTCTACCTCGGCGGGCTGCACCCGTCGCGCGGCAGGCTGTCCCCGCACCTCGCCTCGCGCAAGCAGGTCGGCGACGTCTTCCTCGCCTCGCGCGTCCCCACCGTCGTGCTCAAGGCGGCGGTGATCATCGGGTCGGGGTCGGCGAGCTTCGAGATGCTGCGCTACCTCACCGAACGCCTCCCGGTGATGGTCACCCCCCGGTGGGTGCACAGCCGGGTCCAGCCGATCGCGGTCCGCGACGTGCTGCGCTACCTCGTGCAGGCCGTCACACTGCCGAAGGACACCAACCGGTCGTTCGACATCGGCGGCCCCGAGGTGCTCACCTACCTGGAGATGATGCACCGGTACGCGCGCGCCGCCGGTCTCCCGAAGCGCCGCGTGCTGCCGGTCCCGCTGCTCACCCCCCGGCTGTCCTCGCACTGGGTCAACGTCATCACCCCCGTCCCCCGCTCGATCGCCAAGCCGCTGGTCGAGTCGCTGGTCCACGACGTGGTGTGCCACGAGAACGACCTGCTCGCGCTGCTGCCGGGTCCCCAGATCGGGTACGACCGGGCGGTGGAGCTGGCGCTCAACCGGGTCCGCGACGCCGACGTGGAGACCCGCTGGTCGAACGCCTCGCTGCCGGGCGCGCCGTCCGACCCGCTGCCGAGCGACCCCGAGTGGTCCGGCGGCTCCTCGTACACCGACATCCGCACCCACCTCACCTGCGCGACCCCCGAGCAGCTGTGGCGGGTCGTGGAGGGCATCGGCGGCGAGAACGGCTGGTACTCGTTCCCGCTGGCCTGGGCCGTGCGCGGCTGGGCGGACCGGCTGGTGGGCGGGGTGGGGCTGCGGCGCGGGCGGCGCGACCCCGGCAGGCTCCAGGTCGGCGAGGCGCTGGACTGGTGGCGGGTCGAGGAGATCGAGCGGGGCGTGCTGCTGCGGCTGCGGGCGGAGATGCGCGTCCCCGGCAAGGCCTGGCTGGAGCTGCGGGTGCAGCCGCTGGTGGACGGGAGCGCGCGCTACCTGCAGCGGGCCGTGTTCGTGCCGCGCGGGCTGGTCGGGCACCTGTACTGGTTCGCGGTGTGGCC